A stretch of the Cyprinus carpio isolate SPL01 chromosome B4, ASM1834038v1, whole genome shotgun sequence genome encodes the following:
- the LOC109073593 gene encoding gastrula zinc finger protein XlCGF7.1-like: protein MAFIKVETEDIKIEETFGVKLEETDEDIDLMALIEESRDRYKKLDCSTGENSLSCSQTEENSLQKKIRKTRIRNPVICSECGKCFSHQGNLKVHMRVHTGEKPFTCPQCEISFTQQGNFDRHMRVHTEEKPYSCELCGKSFTAQLSLDYHMNSHTGDRPFSCDQCGKHFRHKAAIDNHRKIHSRLEHFTCRQCGMSFTDPNHLRNHVVTHTGEEPYMCDHCGKGFTNNRSLKVHMVIHTGEKPFDCLECGKSFKFKENFQTHMSVHSKERSFTCPVCGKSCKPKGKLKLHMKLHTGERP from the exons atggcgtttattaaagtGGAGACTGAAGACAtaaagattgaagaaacatttgGAGTGAAGCTTGAAGAGACTGACGAAGATATAG ACCTGATGGCGCTGATAGAGGAGAGTAGAGATCGGTATAAGAAACTTGATTGCAGTACTGGAGAAAATTCTTTAAGCTGTTCACAGACTGAAGAgaattcattacaaaaaaaaattcggAAGACTCGAATTAGAAATCCTGTCATCTGCTCagagtgtggaaagtgtttcagtcatcaaggaaaccttaaagtccacatgagggttcacactggagagaagccgttcacctgccctcagtgtgaaATCAGTTTCACTCAGCAAGGAAACTTTGATagacacatgagagttcacaccgaAGAGAAGCCTTACAGCTGTGaactgtgtggaaagagcttcactgCACAACTTAGCCTTGACTATCACATGAACAGTCACACCGGCGATAGGCCGTtttcatgtgatcagtgtggaaagcaCTTCAGACATAAAGCAGCCATTGATAATCACAGGAAGATTCATTCAAGATTGGAGCATTTTACATGTCGTCAGTGTGGAATGAGTTTCACAGACCCAAATCACCTCAGGAATCATGTAGTAACTCACACTGGAGAAGAGCCTTACATGTGCGATCACTGTGGAAAGGGTTTCACAAACAACAGATCCCTCAAGGTTCACATGgtaattcacactggagagaaacctttcgaCTGCcttgagtgtggaaagagtttcaaattTAAAGAAAACTTTCAGACTCACATGAGCGTTCACAGTAAAGAAAGGTCTTTCACCTGCCCTGTGTGTGGAAAGAGTTGCAAACCTAAAGGAAAACTTAAGCTTCACATGAagcttcacactggagagagaccttaa